DNA sequence from the Chryseobacterium indicum genome:
ACCCCCTCTCTTGCAGAAGGATATTCCATGCCGAAAGTAATGTTTGATTTCTTTTTTGCTGAAAAAAATCCGCTTTTGAAACCTCTCAAAAACATTCCTTCCATTCATACAGATTTAAAAAATCTTCCTAAAAATGAAGATATTTTTGTGTGGTTGGGACATTCTTCGTACTACATTCAGACTGATGGTGTTTCTTTTCTTATCGATCCGGTGTTAAGTTCTTACGGTTCGCCGTTTAAGTTTTTCAATAAAGCCTTTTCCGGAGCCGATATTTTTAAGCCTGAAGATATTCCGGAATTTGATTATCTGGTGATTACCCACGATCATTACGACCATCTGGATTATCCTACTGTAAAAGCCATTAAAAATAAAGTAAGAAAGGTCATTTTGCCATTGGGAGTCGGTTCACACTTGGAAAGATGGGGTTATAAACCGGAACAGCTCATCGAAGAAGAGTGGGGAAGTGAAGTTGTTTTGAAGAATGGTCTTAAAATAATTTATACTCCTGCAAGACATTTTTCAGGAAGAAAAGTCAAAAGGAATGTCACACTCTGGACTTCCTATGTTTTGGAAACCCCTACAAAAAAACTGTTTTTAGGCGGAGACAGCGGCTACGATACCCACTTCAAAATGATCGGTGAAAAATACGGACCTTTCGATTATGCGTTTATGGAGAACGGACAGTATAATGAAGCGTGGAAATATATTCATGCGTTGCCGGAAGATGTTATTCACGCAAGTATTGATGTAAAGGCGAAAAATATCATTCCGGTACATTCGTCTAAATTTGCATTGGCGCTCCACGCCTGGAACGAACCGCTGGAAAAAGTAACGAAATTCGGAAAAGATAAAAATCTTAATATTTTAATACCCATGATCGGCGAACCGGTTGATCTGAATGCTTCAGATAATAAGTTCAGAGTCTGGTGGAAAGATTAATTTACGCGTGCCAAATGTCTTTGTAACGTGCCGGATGATTTTCAAACTGCTGTCTTACAAAATCACATTCAGGATCTACCAGAAGATCTTTTTCTTCGGCATAGCGAACAAGTTCGTCCAGAAGCATTTTGGCGTAACCTTTCCCTTCATGCTCCTCTTCAAGTTTGGTGTAGTAGACAATTAAAAGTCTGCCGTCGATCTCAATGGACATATAGCCCGACTTTTTTCCGTCAATAAGTATCTGCAATTCATCCTGATAAGGAGATACTTCAAATTTTATATTTTCCATACGATTGAGATTTTTGGTGAGTAAGAAGTATTGAAAACTTTCTTCTTTTAAAATTACAAATTAAAACTGAAATCTGCGAAAGTTTTAAGAATTTTTAAAATCATTAAGAAAAATTTATGAATGGTTTGTATCTTTTAGATAGTCAGTAATTTATGAATGTTTTCTGTTGCGTTTAGAAATTGTTTTAAATGATTTGGCATTCAAATTGAAAATTTCTGTACAGTAGAATTTAAATTGAATGAAAGATGAAAAAGTTAATCATAACAATGATGCTGGTAGGAACTTTTGGTTTATCCTACGCACAGACAGACTATTATAACGACTACAGAAGAAGTATTACCGATGTCAATTGGCAGAGTGTAATTTCAGATCTGGTGCTTTCAACAACACAGGCAAACCAAATTTATGCGCTGAATGACCGTTACAGAGATTATGATTCATGGAACAGAGTATATGATAATAATCCTGATCGATGGAGAAATGACCGTTATGTAGAGTTGGAAAGAATTTTAGGAAGAGATAAATATGCTAAATTTAAAAACAGATATTACAAAGGACAAAACCCTGTAGCAGTTTACAATAGAAATAAAAATAATGACAAACGCTATAAACACATGGATAAAAAAGCCAAAGTTTACAGGCATAAAAACGGAAAAGGTCATCATTAAAACCAATTAATCAATTATATTCAATCTTAAAACGGCTGGTCGAAAGATCAGTCGTTTTTATTTTATCTATCGCTGTTATTTTATTACTGAAATTCTGTTTGAATTTTATAATTTTGAAAAATGGAATCTAATGAAACCGTAAAAGGATTTTACCAGCGCGTCGGTCTGGAATGTATCAAAACTCCCGGAGTAGGACATTTTAATGTCTTTTCACGCGAAAACTGCTCACTCATTACACCGTACAGCAGAAGAGATTATTATAAAATTTCTCTGATTATCGGGAAAGGAAAACTGCATTATGCCGATAAATGGATCTATGTGGATCAGCCGGCTTTGCTCTTTTCAAATCCGGTGATTCCTTACTCATGGGAAGCAGAAGATAATGATCAGAAAGGTTTTTTCTGCCTTTTTACAGATCATTTTGTGCATGACGGAAACCGTCTGGGAAATCTTCAGGATTCCCAGCTCTTCAAAATTGGCGGAACTCCCGTATTCTTTATCAATGAAGAACAGCAGAAAACCGTTGCCGATATCTTTATTAAAATGATGAACGAAATTCAGTCTGATTATCTTCATAAATATGATATGCTGCGTGCTTACCTTCATCTTCTGATTCACGAAACGATGAAAATGCATCCTGCGGAAAATTTTGAACCTTATCAGAATGCTTCGCAGAGAGTCGCTTCCTTATTCATGGAATTGCTGGAAAGACAATTTCCGATTGACAGTCCCGAAAGATTTTTAAAACTGAAAAGTCCTGTAGATTATGCC
Encoded proteins:
- a CDS encoding MBL fold metallo-hydrolase, which gives rise to MVYTIIAVAVLVVLLYFVITGQEVFGAEAKGERLKRMQQSAYYRDGQFQNLSETPSLAEGYSMPKVMFDFFFAEKNPLLKPLKNIPSIHTDLKNLPKNEDIFVWLGHSSYYIQTDGVSFLIDPVLSSYGSPFKFFNKAFSGADIFKPEDIPEFDYLVITHDHYDHLDYPTVKAIKNKVRKVILPLGVGSHLERWGYKPEQLIEEEWGSEVVLKNGLKIIYTPARHFSGRKVKRNVTLWTSYVLETPTKKLFLGGDSGYDTHFKMIGEKYGPFDYAFMENGQYNEAWKYIHALPEDVIHASIDVKAKNIIPVHSSKFALALHAWNEPLEKVTKFGKDKNLNILIPMIGEPVDLNASDNKFRVWWKD
- a CDS encoding GNAT family N-acetyltransferase; its protein translation is MENIKFEVSPYQDELQILIDGKKSGYMSIEIDGRLLIVYYTKLEEEHEGKGYAKMLLDELVRYAEEKDLLVDPECDFVRQQFENHPARYKDIWHA
- a CDS encoding helix-turn-helix domain-containing protein encodes the protein MESNETVKGFYQRVGLECIKTPGVGHFNVFSRENCSLITPYSRRDYYKISLIIGKGKLHYADKWIYVDQPALLFSNPVIPYSWEAEDNDQKGFFCLFTDHFVHDGNRLGNLQDSQLFKIGGTPVFFINEEQQKTVADIFIKMMNEIQSDYLHKYDMLRAYLHLLIHETMKMHPAENFEPYQNASQRVASLFMELLERQFPIDSPERFLKLKSPVDYAESLSIHVNSLNRSVKEITGKTTSQQIAARIIQEAHALLKHTDWNVSEIAYGLGFEEPAYFTNYFKKQTGMTPNAVRTALV